A single genomic interval of Camelina sativa cultivar DH55 chromosome 11, Cs, whole genome shotgun sequence harbors:
- the LOC104727176 gene encoding transcription factor MYB39-like — protein sequence MGRSPSSDETGLKKGPWLPEEDDKLINYIHKHGHSSWSALPKLAGLNRCGKSCRLRWTNYLRPDIKRGKFSAEEEETILNLHAVLGNKWSMIASHLPGRTDNEIKNFWNTHLKKKLIQMGFDPMTHRPRTDDIFSSLSQLMSLSNLRGLVDLQQQVPIEEQALLNLQAEMARLQLFQYLLQPPPPMTSSSINPNDLNILNLLIKENSNTSNLDLGFLTSHLQDFNNNLPSLKNIDNNHFSQKSSPIWFHEPPSLNQTMLPSHDPCAQSVDGFGGNQASSSHDQEIAITDVVEWPDQHLFDDSMFPDIPYQS from the exons ATGGGAAGATCTCCTAGCTCAGATGAAACTGGTCTGAAGAAAGGTCCATGGTTacctgaagaagatgataaactCATCAATTATATTCACAAACATGGCCATAGCAGCTGGAGTGCCCTTCCCAAGCTCGCTG GTCTTAACAGGTGTGGGAAGAGTTGTAGGCTACGATGGACAAACTATTTGAGACCAGACATTAAGCGAGGAAAATTCTCGGCTGAAGAGGAAGAGACCATCCTGAACCTTCACGCGGTTCTTGGCAACAA GTGGTCAATGATTGCAAGCCATTTACCTGGAAGAACAGACAATGAAATCAAGAATTTCTGGAACACTCATCTGAAGAAAAAACTGATCCAGATGGGTTTTGACCCCATGACCCATCGGCCAAGAACTGATGATATCTTCTCAAGCTTATCTCAGCTCATGTCTCTGTCTAACCTGAGAGGACTTGTTGATCTGCAGCAACAGGTTCCAATTGAAGAACAAGCTTTACTGAATCTCCAAGCTGAGATGGCTAGGCTCCAGCTGTTCCAATACCTTCTTCAACCTCCTCCTCCTATGACTAGTAGCAGCATTAACCCTAATGACCTAAACATTCTCAATCTCCTCATCAAAGAAAACTCCAATACCAGCAATCTCGACCTTGGTTTCCTCACTTCTCATCTTCAAGACTTCAACAACAACCTCCCATCCCTCAAAAACATAGACAATAATCACTTCAGTCAAAAAAGTTCTCCAATATGGTTCCATGAACCACCGAGCTTGAACCAAACTATGTTGCCTTCTCATGATCCTTGTGCTCAGAGTGTAGATGGTTTCGGTGGCAACCAGGCCTCCTCAAGCCATGACCAAGAAATAGCAATTACAGATGTTGTAGAATGGCCTGATCAGCATCTATTTGATGACTCCATGTTTCCAGACATTCCGTATCAATCTTAA
- the LOC104727177 gene encoding dof zinc finger protein DOF5.7 — MSSHTNLPSPKQVPKPDNRITGTSQTKKPPSSSVAQDQQTLKCPRCNSPNTKFCYYNNYSLSQPRHFCKSCRRYWTRGGALRNVPIGGGCRKTKKSVKPSTSSMNAVLPSSSSSSQRFFSSIMDDSSKFFPPPTTMDFQLAGLSLNKINDLQLLNNQEVLDLRPMVSSGRENTPVDVGSGLSLMGFGDYNSNHSPTGFTTAGASDGNLASSIETLSCLNQDLHWRLQQQRMAMLFGNSKEETVVVERPQPILYRNLEIVNSSSPSSPTKKGDNQTEWYFGNNSDNEGVISNNANTGGGGSEWNNGIQAWTDLNHYNALP, encoded by the coding sequence atgtccTCCCATACCAATCTCCCTTCTCCCAAACAGGTACCTAAACCGGATAACCGCATCACCGGTACATCTCAAACCAAGAAACCACCGTCTTCCTCCGTGGCTCAAGACCAACAAACCCTAAAATGTCCCCGTTGCAACTCTCCAAACACAAAGTTCTGTTACTACAACAACTACAGTCTCTCTCAACCTCGTCACTTCTGCAAATCTTGTCGCCGTTACTGGACACGTGGCGGCGCCTTGAGAAACGTCCCCATCGGTGGCGGTTGCCGGAAAACTAAAAAATCCGTCAAACCTAGTACTTCCTCCATGAACGCAGTACtcccttcttcgtcttcttcttctcagaggTTCTTCTCTTCAATCATGGACGATTCTTCCAAATTCTTCCCACCTCCGACGACTATGGATTTTCAGCTCGCCGGTTTATCTCTCAACAAGATCAACGATCTTCAGCTTTTGAACAACCAAGAAGTTCTTGATCTTAGGCCCATGGTCTCCTCGGGTCGGGAAAACACACCCGTTGATGTCGGGTCGGGTTTATCCTTAATGGGTTTTGGAGATTACAACAGTAACCACTCACCGACGGGTTTCACAACCGCCGGAGCAAGCGACGGTAACTTAGCTTCTTCTATAGAGACTTTGAGCTGTTTGAACCAAGATTTACACTGGAGGCTTCAGCAACAGAGGATGGCTATGCTTTTTGGTAATTCCAAGGAAGAAACTGTTGTCGTCGAGAGGCCGCAACCTATTCTTTACCGGAACCTCGAGATCGTGAACTCGTCATCGCCGTCGTCTCCGACGAAGAAAGGAGATAATCAGACAGAGTGGTATTTTGGTAATAATAGTGATAATGAAGGGGTGATTAGTAATAATGCTAAtacaggaggaggaggaagtgaaTGGAACAATGGAATTCAAGCTTGGACTGATCTTAATCATTATAATGCTTTGCCTTGA
- the LOC104727178 gene encoding pentatricopeptide repeat-containing protein At5g65570-like: MGRYELQSEAMIGEKNTPPVMRRDYNGGLIAFSRFFSSFATRSCSPESSSHSQLRFLCVACDSSLTTTHTFSPLLRQCIDERSISGLKKIQTQMLKSGFPVELSGSKLVDASLKCGEIGYARQLFDEMRERHIVTWNSLIAYSIKHRRSKESVELYRLMITNNVLPDEYTLSSVFKAFSDLGLEKESRRSHGLAVILGLEVSNVFVGSALVDMYVKFGKTREAKLVLDRVEEKDVVLITALIVGYSQKGEDTEAVKAFQSMLVEKVQPNEYTFASVLISCGNLKDIGNGMLIHGLMIKSGFESPLASQTSLLTMYLRCSLVDDSLRVFKCIEYPNQVTWTSLISGLVQNGREEMALIEFRNMMRDSIKPNSFTLSSALRGCSNLAMFEEGRQVHGIVSKYGFDRDKYAGSGLIDLYGKCGYSDMARLVFDTLSEVDVISLNTMIYSYAQNGFGHEALELFERMINLGMRPNDVTVLSVLLACNNAGLVEEGCAFFDSFRKDKIMLTNDHYACMVDMLGRAGRLEEAEMLINEVINPDLVLWRTLLSACKIHRKVEMAEQITRKILEIAPGDEGTLILMSNLYASTGKWNRVIEMKSEMKEMRLKKNPAMSWVEVDRETHTFMAGDLFLHPNSEKILETLEELIREAKDLGYVEDKSCVYQDMEETAKERSLHQHSEKLAIAFAVWRNVGGNIRILKNLRVCVDCHSWIKIVSRVINREIICRDSKRFHHFRDGSCSCGDYW; the protein is encoded by the coding sequence ATGGGCCGATATGAGCTACAGAGTGAGGCGATGATCGGAGAAAAGAATACGCCGCCGGTGATGAGAAGAGATTATAACGGCGGATTAATCGCCTTTTCTAGATTTTTCAGCTCCTTTGCTACCAGAAGCTGTTCGCCGGAATCTTCTAGCCATAGTCAGCTTAGGTTTCTCTGCGTCGCATGTGACTCCTCCTTGACAACGACGCACACTTTCTCTCCGCTTCTCAGACAATGCATAGACGAAAGATCGATATCAGGGCTCAAGAAAATCCAAACCCAGATGCTCAAATCTGGGTTTCCGGTCGAACTTTCAGGCAGCAAACTCGTCGACGCGAGTTTAAAGTGTGGCGAGATCGGTTACGCACGTCagctgttcgatgaaatgcgTGAGAGACATATTGTAACATGGAACTCTCTGATTGCTTATTCCATTAAGCACAGAAGAAGCAAGGAATCTGTTGAATTGTATAGATTGATGATCACGAATAATGTTTTGCCAGATGAGTACACGTTGTCTAGTGTTTTCAAGGCCTTTTCAGATTTGGGTCTTGAAAAAGAATCCAGGAGAAGTCATGGACTTGCAGTGATTCTAGGTTTGGAAGTCTCAAACGTGTTCGTTGGAAGTGCCCTTGTGGATATGTATGTAAAGTTTGGTAAAACGAGGGAGGCGAAGTTAGTATTGGACCGTGTGGAGGAGAAAGACGTGGTTTTGATCACAGCTTTGATCGTTGGTTACTCGCAGAAGGGTGAGGATACTGAAGCTGTCAAGGCATTTCAAAGTATGCTGGTGGAGAAAGTTCAGCCTAATGAGTATACTTTTGCTAGTGTATTGATATCTTGTGGAAACTTGAAGGATATAGGTAATGGCATGTTGATTCATGGACTTATGATCAAGTCTGGTTTTGAGTCTCCTCTTGCTTCACAGACTTCTCTTCTTACAATGTACTTGAGGTGCAGTTTAGTTGATGATTCCTTGCGGGTTTTCAAGTGTATTGAGTACCCAAATCAGGTGACTTGGACGTCTCTTATATCGGGGCTTGTCCAAAACGGTAGAGAAGAAATGGCCCTTATCGAATTTAGAAATATGATGCGTGATTCAATCAAGCCTAACTCTTTTACATTGTCAAGTGCTCTCAGGGGGTGTTCGAATCTCGCAATGTTTGAAGAAGGCAGACAAGTTCATGGTATAGTGAGTAAATATGGTTTTGATAGAGATAAGTATGCTGGATCAGGGCTCATTGATTTATATGGGAAATGTGGATACTCAGACATGGCAAGGTTGGTTTTTGATACCTTGAGTGAAGTTGATGTTATATCTCTGAACACAATGATCTATAGTTATGCACAGAACGGTTTTGGACACGAAGCACTTGAGTTGTTTGAGAGAATGATAAACCTTGGAATGCGACCGAATGATGTAACAGTCTTGAGCGTGCTCTTGGCTTGTAATAACGCTGGATTAGTTGAGGAAGGTTGTGCATTTTTCGACTCCTTCAGAAAAGATAAGATCATGTTGACGAATGATCATTATGCTTGTATGGTAGATATGCTAGGACGGGCAGGGAGATTAGAGGAGGCTGAAATGCTAATAAACGAGGTGATAAACCCTGACTTGGTTCTGTGGAGGACGTTGCTTAGCGCCTGTAAGATTCATAGAAAGGTAGAAATGGCAGAACAGATAACCAGAAAGATACTTGAGATAGCACCTGGAGATGAAGGAACTCTCATTCTAATGTCAAATCTATACGCTTCCACGGGGAAGTGGAACAGAGTGATTGAGATGAAGAGTGAGATGAAGGAGATGAGGCTGAAGAAGAATCCAGCAATGAGTTGGGTTGAAGTCGATAGAGAGACGCATACATTCATGGCTGGAGATTTGTTTTTGCATCCAAACTCGgagaagattcttgaaactCTTGAAGAGCTAATCAGGGAGGCTAAAGATTTGGGGTATGTTGAAGACAAAAGCTGTGTGTATCAAGACATGGAGGAGACTGCAAAAGAGAGATCTTTGCATCAACATAGCGAGAAACTGGCCATAGCCTTTGCAGTTTGGAGAAACGTTGGTGGAAATATAAGGATTCTAAAGAACCTTAGAGTTTGTGTTGATTGTCACAGTTGGATCAAGATCGTATCAAGAGTTATCAACAGAGAAATTATCTGTAGAGATTCAAAGAGGTTTCACCATTTCAGAGATGGGTCTTGTTCGTGTGGAGATTATTGGTAA
- the LOC104727179 gene encoding pentatricopeptide repeat-containing protein At5g65560-like has protein sequence MSNMVEFEIIVELLEKMVEHGVTPNAKSYENLILGICEIGNLRVAEKVLDHMQQNEGISPSELVFNALIRCCCKLEKHNEAAKVVDDMICVGHLPQLESCKILICGLYKEGEKDRGVSVFQSLLQCGYYDDELAWKIIIDGVGKQGLVEAFYELFNVMEKNGCKFSSQTYSLLIEGPPDST, from the coding sequence ATGTCGAACATGGTGGAGTTTGAGATTATTGTTGAGCTTCTTGAGAAAATGGTTGAGCACGGTGTAACCCCCAACGCCAAATCCTATGAAAACTTGATATTAGGGATCTGTGAGATTGGGAATCTCAGAGTTGCGGAAAAGGTGTTAGATCATATGCAACAAAACGAAGGAATATCTCCTAGTGAGTTGGTATTCAATGCACTTATTAGGTGTTGCTGCAAGCTGGAGAAGCATAACGAAGCAGCAAAGGTTGTAGATGATATGATTTGTGTTGGTCACTTACCGCAACTAGAGTCTTGCAAAATCTTGATATGTGGGCTGtataaagaaggagaaaaagatagAGGGGTTTCGGTTTTCCAGAGTTTGCTTCAATGTGGTTATTATGACGATGAATTAGCTTGGAAGATCATCATTGATGGGGTGGGGAAGCAGGGACTTGTAGAGGCATTTTATGAACTATTCAACGTTATGGAGAAAAACGGCTGCAAGTTTAGCTCTCAGACATATTCATTGCTGATTGAAGGACCTCCTGATAGCACATAA